A portion of the Streptomyces sp. YPW6 genome contains these proteins:
- a CDS encoding TetR/AcrR family transcriptional regulator: MSDTDPKATRTGRPRSTAADAAILEATRASLVDLGWSKLTMGDVATRAGVAKTTLYRRWAGKNELVVDAVAVLFDELEMPDRGSLAADVQGVVLQFAALLERPEARTALMAVVAESTRDDSLRRRIRSAIVDRQKRLVLLGRERAQARGELRYEDDASAAARNADLIFDVIAGAVVHRTLVSAEPVDAEWASGFTALLLLGLAGAQAG; the protein is encoded by the coding sequence ATGAGCGACACCGACCCCAAAGCCACCCGAACGGGACGTCCGCGCAGCACCGCGGCCGATGCCGCGATCCTTGAGGCGACGCGGGCTTCCCTGGTCGACCTCGGCTGGTCGAAGCTGACGATGGGCGATGTGGCGACCCGGGCCGGGGTGGCCAAGACGACTCTCTACCGGCGCTGGGCGGGCAAGAACGAGCTGGTCGTGGACGCGGTCGCGGTCCTCTTCGACGAGCTGGAGATGCCCGACCGGGGCAGCCTCGCCGCCGATGTGCAGGGCGTCGTGCTCCAGTTCGCCGCGCTGCTGGAGCGGCCGGAGGCCCGCACGGCGCTGATGGCGGTGGTCGCCGAGTCCACCCGTGACGACTCGCTGCGCCGGCGGATCCGCTCGGCGATCGTGGACCGGCAGAAGCGGCTGGTGCTGCTGGGCCGGGAGCGCGCCCAGGCCCGCGGCGAGCTGCGGTACGAGGACGACGCGTCGGCCGCGGCCCGCAACGCGGACCTGATCTTCGACGTGATCGCCGGAGCGGTCGTGCACCGGACCCTGGTGAGCGCGGAGCCGGTCGACGCCGAGTGGGCGAGCGGCTTCACCGCGCTGCTGCTGCTGGGTCTGGCGGGGGCCCAGGCGGGGTGA
- a CDS encoding cellulase family glycosylhydrolase, which yields MRTRLLAPLVLLLTGALLSPAPASARTGRPGPTAPVAAPVPAAPPDWTPPLSTRGRYVVDAEGRRFKLRSGNWHGSSGTWTGRGEEEDPAENHAGEVGHRAPLGLDRMPMGEIIADFRELGLNSVRLPFSNQMIDDTRPVSGLTANPELNGLLPLEVFDRAVRALTDAGFAVILNNHSTRTRWCCGVDGSERWNSGQSTEEWIGDWVLLAERYRSNPRVVGADLRNEVRRDVWDDPNWGRGDAHDWAAAAQRAGDRILKDANPDLLIMIEGINWAGIPVDGFWRDRPHLKPVAELSHTLVRSHKLVYAAHYYGYTGPRHSGATGIGETSDPRYRDLSRAELFAEMHRGSAYVADTPDRHFTAPVWISEFGVAKDADAGDRAWFANTVDFFVEHDLDFAYWPAVGFHDADRGNRWGLIRYDGNGGRRSVLDPDDWRSTAWRALVSAPGRQGVVEPVRTWSMLKATHADANRSLRAAADWDSGARKLSCPDDQRLIGISRRGQGGLCTDAEAPGLGAPGALSTVTSEAGVTTDWARGFTKYQCATGRFMTGYSVRGDRVSAVLCSPARVALAGEGRTLWDDRGDSRPASGEGGDYAKGHYKAQCRADEYAAGIAFSTAIGRAGTPDALYCRRLPG from the coding sequence GTGCGTACGCGCTTACTGGCCCCGCTCGTCCTCCTGTTGACCGGAGCGCTGCTCTCCCCCGCTCCCGCCTCCGCCCGCACCGGGCGGCCCGGCCCGACGGCCCCCGTCGCCGCCCCGGTACCGGCCGCGCCGCCCGACTGGACGCCGCCCCTGAGCACCCGCGGCCGGTACGTCGTGGACGCCGAGGGCCGCCGCTTCAAGCTCAGGTCCGGCAACTGGCACGGCTCCAGCGGCACCTGGACGGGCCGGGGGGAGGAGGAGGACCCGGCCGAGAACCACGCGGGTGAGGTCGGCCACCGGGCCCCGCTCGGGCTCGACCGGATGCCGATGGGCGAGATCATCGCCGACTTCCGGGAGTTGGGGCTCAACAGCGTCCGGCTGCCTTTCTCCAACCAGATGATCGACGACACCCGGCCGGTCTCCGGGCTGACCGCCAACCCGGAGCTGAACGGCCTGCTCCCGCTGGAGGTCTTCGACCGGGCGGTCCGCGCGCTGACCGACGCCGGGTTCGCGGTGATCCTCAACAACCACAGCACGCGGACGCGCTGGTGCTGCGGAGTGGACGGCAGCGAGCGCTGGAACAGCGGCCAGAGCACCGAGGAGTGGATCGGGGACTGGGTGCTGCTGGCGGAGCGCTACCGCTCCAACCCCCGTGTCGTCGGGGCCGACCTGCGCAACGAGGTCCGCCGCGACGTGTGGGACGACCCCAACTGGGGGCGCGGCGACGCGCACGACTGGGCCGCCGCCGCCCAGCGCGCGGGCGACCGCATCCTCAAGGACGCCAACCCGGACCTGCTCATCATGATCGAGGGCATCAACTGGGCGGGCATCCCGGTGGACGGCTTCTGGCGCGACCGCCCGCACCTCAAGCCGGTGGCGGAGCTGTCGCACACGCTGGTGCGCTCGCACAAACTCGTCTACGCCGCCCACTACTACGGCTACACCGGCCCCCGGCACAGCGGCGCGACCGGCATCGGGGAGACCAGTGATCCGCGCTACCGCGATCTGAGCCGCGCGGAGCTGTTCGCCGAGATGCACCGCGGTTCCGCCTATGTGGCCGACACCCCCGACCGGCACTTCACCGCGCCCGTGTGGATCAGTGAGTTCGGCGTGGCGAAGGACGCGGACGCCGGGGACCGCGCGTGGTTCGCCAACACCGTGGACTTCTTCGTCGAGCACGATCTCGATTTCGCCTACTGGCCCGCCGTCGGCTTCCACGACGCCGACCGGGGCAACCGGTGGGGTCTGATCCGCTACGACGGGAACGGCGGGCGGCGCAGCGTCCTGGACCCCGACGACTGGCGTTCCACCGCGTGGCGGGCGCTGGTCTCGGCGCCGGGGCGGCAGGGCGTGGTGGAGCCGGTGCGGACCTGGTCGATGCTGAAGGCCACCCACGCGGACGCCAACCGCTCGCTGCGGGCGGCGGCCGACTGGGACAGCGGGGCCCGGAAGCTGAGCTGCCCGGACGATCAGCGCCTCATCGGCATCAGCCGGCGCGGCCAGGGCGGGCTGTGCACCGACGCCGAGGCCCCCGGTCTGGGCGCTCCGGGAGCGCTGAGCACGGTGACCTCGGAGGCCGGCGTCACCACGGACTGGGCCCGCGGCTTCACCAAGTACCAGTGCGCGACGGGGCGGTTCATGACCGGCTACAGCGTGCGCGGCGACCGGGTGTCGGCGGTGCTGTGCTCCCCGGCCCGGGTGGCGCTCGCGGGCGAGGGCCGCACCCTGTGGGACGACCGGGGCGACAGCCGCCCCGCCTCCGGGGAGGGCGGGGACTACGCGAAGGGGCACTACAAGGCGCAATGCCGCGCCGACGAGTACGCGGCGGGCATCGCCTTCTCCACGGCGATCGGCCGCGCCGGCACCCCGGACGCGCTGTACTGCCGCCGTCTGCCCGGCTGA
- a CDS encoding methylmalonyl-CoA mutase, whose protein sequence is MDADAIEEGRLRWQARYDKARKRDADFTTLSGDPVEPAYGPRPGDTYEGFERIGWPGEYPFTRGLHPTGYRGRTWTIRQFAGFGNARQTNERYKMILAAGGGGLSVAFDMPTLMGRDSDDPRSLGEVGHCGVAIDSAADMEILFGDIPLGDVTTSMTISGPAVPVFCMYLVAAERQGVDPAVLNGTLQTDIFKEYIAQKEWLFQPEPHLRLIGDLMEHCASSIPAYKPLSVSGYHIREAGATAAQELAYTLADGFGYVELGLSRGLDVDTFAPGLSFFFDAHLDFFEEIAKFRAARRIWARWMKETYGAKTDKAQWLRFHTQTAGVSLTAQQPYNNVVRTAVEALSAVLGGTNSLHTNALDETLALPSEQAAEIALRTQQVLMEETGVANVADPLGGSWYVEQLTDRIEADAEKIFDQIKERGTRAHPDGQHPIGPMTSGILRGIEDGWFTGEIAESAFQYQRALEKGDKRVVGVNVHHGSVTGDLEILRVSHEVERDQVSQLGDRKAARDDARVTAALDAMLTAARDGSNMIAPMLDAVRAEATLGEICGALREEWGVYTEPPGF, encoded by the coding sequence ATGGACGCTGACGCGATCGAGGAAGGCCGCCTCCGCTGGCAGGCCCGTTACGACAAGGCCCGCAAGCGTGACGCGGACTTCACCACGCTCTCCGGGGACCCGGTCGAGCCCGCGTACGGGCCCCGCCCCGGTGACACGTACGAGGGATTCGAGCGGATCGGCTGGCCCGGGGAGTACCCCTTCACCCGCGGACTCCACCCCACCGGCTACCGGGGCCGTACGTGGACGATCCGCCAGTTCGCCGGCTTCGGCAACGCCCGGCAGACCAACGAGCGCTACAAGATGATCCTCGCGGCGGGCGGCGGCGGCCTCAGCGTCGCCTTCGACATGCCGACGCTGATGGGCCGCGACTCCGACGACCCGCGCTCGCTCGGCGAGGTCGGCCACTGCGGGGTCGCCATCGACTCCGCCGCCGACATGGAGATCCTCTTCGGTGACATCCCCCTCGGCGACGTCACCACCTCCATGACGATCAGCGGCCCGGCCGTCCCCGTCTTCTGCATGTACCTGGTCGCCGCCGAGCGCCAGGGCGTCGATCCGGCCGTGCTCAACGGCACGCTCCAGACCGACATCTTCAAGGAGTACATCGCGCAGAAGGAGTGGCTCTTCCAGCCCGAGCCCCACCTGCGCCTCATCGGCGACCTGATGGAGCACTGCGCCTCCTCCATCCCCGCCTACAAGCCGCTCTCCGTCTCCGGCTACCACATCCGCGAGGCCGGGGCCACGGCCGCGCAGGAGCTGGCGTACACCCTGGCCGACGGCTTCGGCTACGTGGAGCTGGGCCTCTCGCGCGGCCTCGACGTCGACACCTTCGCCCCCGGCCTCTCCTTCTTCTTCGACGCCCACCTCGACTTCTTCGAGGAGATCGCCAAGTTCCGCGCCGCCCGCCGCATCTGGGCCCGCTGGATGAAGGAGACCTACGGCGCGAAGACCGACAAGGCCCAGTGGCTGCGCTTCCACACCCAGACCGCCGGGGTCTCCCTCACCGCGCAGCAGCCGTACAACAACGTCGTCCGCACCGCCGTGGAGGCGCTCTCCGCCGTCCTCGGCGGCACGAACTCGCTCCACACCAACGCCCTGGACGAGACCCTGGCGCTCCCCTCCGAGCAGGCCGCCGAGATCGCCCTGCGCACCCAGCAGGTCCTGATGGAGGAGACCGGCGTCGCCAACGTGGCCGACCCGCTGGGCGGCTCCTGGTACGTCGAGCAGCTCACCGACCGGATCGAGGCCGACGCCGAGAAGATCTTCGACCAGATCAAGGAGCGCGGCACCCGGGCCCACCCCGACGGGCAGCACCCCATCGGGCCGATGACCTCCGGCATCCTGCGCGGCATCGAGGACGGCTGGTTCACCGGCGAGATCGCCGAGTCCGCGTTCCAGTACCAGCGGGCCCTGGAGAAGGGCGACAAGCGCGTCGTCGGGGTCAACGTCCACCACGGCTCGGTCACCGGCGACCTGGAGATCCTCCGCGTCAGCCACGAGGTCGAGCGCGACCAGGTCAGCCAGCTCGGCGACCGCAAGGCCGCCCGCGACGACGCCAGGGTCACCGCCGCCCTGGACGCGATGCTCACCGCCGCCCGTGACGGCTCCAACATGATCGCGCCCATGCTCGACGCCGTACGGGCCGAGGCCACGCTCGGCGAGATCTGCGGGGCGCTGCGCGAGGAGTGGGGCGTCTACACCGAGCCGCCGGGCTTCTGA
- a CDS encoding DUF3817 domain-containing protein gives MKQNVLTRYRVMAYVTAIWLLVFTVAIIAKYGFETGDTMLISQIHGVLFIVYVVFAFDLGSKAKWPFGKLLWVLAAGCIPFASFFVEPKVSREARALVTDPAPAPAKV, from the coding sequence ATGAAACAGAACGTGCTCACCCGCTACCGGGTGATGGCCTACGTCACCGCCATCTGGCTGCTCGTCTTCACCGTGGCGATCATCGCGAAGTACGGCTTCGAGACCGGCGACACCATGCTGATCTCCCAGATCCACGGCGTGCTGTTCATCGTCTACGTCGTCTTCGCGTTCGATCTCGGATCCAAGGCGAAGTGGCCGTTCGGCAAGCTCCTGTGGGTGCTGGCCGCCGGCTGCATCCCCTTCGCCTCCTTCTTCGTCGAACCGAAGGTCAGCCGCGAGGCCCGCGCCCTGGTCACCGACCCGGCCCCGGCCCCCGCGAAGGTCTGA
- a CDS encoding MarR family winged helix-turn-helix transcriptional regulator, producing MPKPLSLPFDPIARADELWQQRWGPVPSMGAITSIMRAQQILLAEVDAVVKPYGLTFARYEALVLLTFSKAGELPMSKIGERLMVHPTSVTNTVDRLVRSGLVDKRPNPNDGRGTLASITDKGRDVVEAATRDLVAVDFGLGVYDSEECAEIFAMLRPLRVAAKDFEEK from the coding sequence GTGCCGAAGCCGCTCAGCCTTCCCTTCGATCCCATCGCCCGCGCCGACGAGCTCTGGCAGCAGCGCTGGGGACCCGTGCCCTCGATGGGGGCGATCACCTCGATCATGCGGGCCCAGCAGATCCTGCTCGCCGAGGTCGACGCCGTCGTCAAGCCGTACGGGCTGACCTTCGCCCGGTACGAGGCGCTGGTGCTGCTCACCTTCTCCAAGGCCGGGGAGCTGCCGATGTCCAAGATCGGCGAGCGGCTGATGGTGCACCCCACCTCGGTCACCAACACCGTGGACCGGCTGGTGAGGTCCGGTCTGGTCGACAAGCGGCCCAACCCCAACGACGGCCGCGGCACCCTCGCCTCCATCACGGACAAGGGCCGCGACGTCGTCGAGGCGGCCACCCGGGACCTGGTCGCGGTCGACTTCGGGCTCGGGGTCTACGACTCCGAGGAGTGCGCCGAGATCTTCGCCATGCTGCGCCCGCTGCGGGTGGCCGCCAAGGACTTCGAGGAGAAGTAG
- a CDS encoding MFS transporter has product MPTDSPAPADSPRTPSAPAAQAPAPFPERAPLPDPGPGPTLRDPGAPAAVARPPVPPQPQPHAPALLPAPAPAPAPAAAPGPGTPAPGPGTPAPGPGTPAPLTRRGYRAVFAVAEFRAVFAAHLLSLLGVVVSELALTVLVYDLTGSPLLSALTFALGLLPYIVGGTLLAGVADRYPARRVLVVCDLLCAVCVAVMLVPATPVAGLLALRCLVAAIAPVFTGTRMAALTDILGEGDLYVLGRSLLRIVSQSAMLIGFGAGGLLLTVLSPRGAITVTVATFLCSAALLRFGTRDRPARATRGDGGGTLLAESLSGARLILGDRRVRALMLLFWVPPTFVVAPEALAAPYADAIGAPPAALGLLLCAMAVGHIGAELFVGSALSPRDRSRIVLPVAAAGLLPLLVYAVRPGLPLALAALALAGAGAAYVIGLDQWFVDAVPRELRGRAMTLLTAGLMTVQGLGMALAGLAAEFFPVHQVVAGSGIVGTVCTLLLVAEARRTDPRRRSCTEGRDGADRHVTSR; this is encoded by the coding sequence ATGCCGACCGACAGCCCCGCCCCGGCGGATTCACCCCGTACCCCGTCCGCCCCGGCGGCGCAGGCCCCGGCTCCGTTCCCGGAGCGTGCCCCCCTCCCCGACCCGGGCCCCGGGCCCACGCTCCGGGACCCCGGCGCCCCGGCCGCCGTCGCACGGCCACCGGTGCCGCCACAGCCGCAGCCACACGCGCCGGCACTGCTACCGGCACCGGCACCGGCACCGGCACCGGCTGCGGCACCCGGCCCCGGCACCCCGGCTCCCGGCCCCGGCACCCCGGCTCCCGGCCCCGGCACCCCGGCTCCCCTCACCCGGCGCGGCTACCGCGCGGTCTTCGCCGTGGCCGAGTTCCGGGCCGTCTTCGCCGCGCATCTGCTCTCGCTGCTCGGTGTCGTCGTCAGCGAGCTCGCGCTCACCGTCCTCGTCTACGACCTCACCGGCTCCCCGCTGCTCAGCGCGCTGACGTTCGCGCTGGGGCTGCTCCCGTACATCGTCGGCGGCACCCTCCTCGCCGGGGTCGCCGACCGCTACCCGGCCCGCCGCGTCCTGGTCGTCTGCGACCTGCTCTGCGCGGTCTGCGTCGCCGTGATGCTCGTGCCCGCCACCCCGGTCGCCGGGCTCCTCGCGCTGCGCTGTCTGGTCGCCGCGATCGCGCCCGTCTTCACCGGGACCCGGATGGCGGCGCTCACCGACATCCTGGGCGAGGGCGACCTCTACGTCCTGGGCCGCTCCCTCCTGCGGATCGTCTCGCAGAGCGCGATGCTGATCGGCTTCGGCGCCGGGGGGCTGCTGCTCACCGTGCTGTCCCCGCGCGGGGCGATCACCGTCACCGTCGCCACCTTCCTCTGCTCGGCCGCGCTCCTGCGCTTCGGCACCCGCGACCGCCCCGCCCGCGCCACCCGGGGGGACGGCGGCGGGACCCTCCTCGCGGAGTCGCTCTCGGGCGCCCGCCTGATCCTGGGCGACCGCCGTGTCCGCGCCCTGATGCTGCTGTTCTGGGTGCCGCCGACGTTCGTCGTGGCCCCGGAGGCGCTCGCCGCCCCCTACGCCGACGCGATCGGGGCCCCGCCCGCCGCGCTCGGCCTGCTGCTCTGCGCCATGGCCGTCGGGCACATCGGGGCCGAACTGTTCGTGGGGTCCGCGCTCAGCCCCCGTGACCGCTCCCGGATCGTCCTGCCGGTCGCCGCAGCCGGCCTGCTGCCCCTGCTCGTGTACGCGGTCCGGCCGGGGCTGCCGCTCGCCCTGGCCGCCCTCGCGCTGGCCGGGGCGGGAGCGGCGTACGTCATCGGGCTCGACCAGTGGTTCGTCGACGCCGTGCCCCGGGAACTGCGCGGCCGGGCCATGACCCTGCTCACCGCCGGGCTGATGACCGTCCAGGGGCTCGGGATGGCGCTGGCGGGGCTCGCGGCCGAGTTCTTCCCGGTGCACCAGGTGGTCGCCGGATCCGGAATCGTCGGTACCGTCTGCACGCTGCTGCTCGTCGCCGAAGCCCGCCGGACGGACCCCCGGCGGAGGTCGTGTACCGAAGGACGAGACGGGGCTGACCGGCATGTGACCAGTCGGTAA
- a CDS encoding DUF5937 family protein — translation MPFQLHFGESDLLRCRFALSPLFETQEAVRTLSRPYRHGYHLPWLRRIREAAAALDLEPLWLLMPDAGHNPDFICPPPIGPLATFDEEIAGVRAVDPQVAREDMASALAERPGARDSATGRRLLADPARAVRELADLLERAWQVLIEPYWPRLRALLEADIAHHSRRLGDSGLEGLLSEVSSQLSWNGSTLTVEGTRGDHEQVLGGQGLVLMPSVFVWPEVVGGHREPWQPGLIYPARGIGGLWSGAERTPQSLARLLGRVRADVLCALDEPAGTSALAHRLGLAASSVSAHLSVLRGAGLLTSRRYGHQVLYERTPLGIALAAPE, via the coding sequence GTGCCGTTCCAGCTGCACTTCGGCGAGAGCGATCTGCTGCGCTGCCGGTTCGCCCTGTCGCCTCTGTTCGAGACGCAGGAGGCGGTGCGCACCCTCTCCCGCCCGTACCGCCACGGCTACCACCTCCCGTGGCTCCGCCGGATCCGGGAGGCGGCCGCGGCCCTCGACCTGGAGCCGCTGTGGCTGCTGATGCCGGACGCCGGCCACAACCCGGACTTCATCTGCCCGCCGCCGATCGGCCCGCTCGCCACGTTCGACGAGGAGATCGCCGGGGTCCGGGCGGTCGACCCCCAGGTGGCGCGGGAGGACATGGCGTCGGCGCTGGCGGAGCGGCCCGGCGCCCGGGATTCCGCGACGGGTCGGCGTCTGCTGGCCGATCCGGCGCGGGCCGTGCGCGAGCTGGCCGATCTGCTGGAGCGGGCCTGGCAGGTGCTGATCGAGCCGTACTGGCCCCGGCTGCGGGCCCTGCTGGAGGCGGACATCGCCCACCACTCCCGCCGACTGGGGGACAGCGGCCTGGAGGGGCTGCTGAGCGAGGTGAGCAGCCAGCTGAGCTGGAACGGCTCGACGCTCACCGTCGAGGGGACGCGGGGCGATCACGAACAGGTGCTGGGCGGCCAGGGTCTGGTGCTGATGCCGAGCGTCTTCGTCTGGCCCGAGGTGGTGGGCGGTCACCGGGAACCCTGGCAGCCCGGACTGATCTATCCGGCGCGCGGGATCGGCGGGCTGTGGAGCGGGGCCGAACGGACGCCGCAGTCCCTCGCCCGGCTGCTGGGCAGGGTCCGGGCGGACGTGCTGTGCGCGCTGGACGAACCGGCCGGAACGAGCGCGCTGGCGCACCGGCTGGGCCTGGCCGCCTCGTCCGTGTCGGCCCATCTGTCCGTGCTGCGCGGGGCGGGGCTGCTGACCTCACGGCGGTACGGACACCAGGTGCTGTACGAACGCACGCCGCTGGGGATCGCGCTGGCCGCCCCGGAGTGA